In Gossypium arboreum isolate Shixiya-1 chromosome 5, ASM2569848v2, whole genome shotgun sequence, a single genomic region encodes these proteins:
- the LOC108488457 gene encoding zinc finger protein ZAT5-like produces MQAQPDFEVSNIDHQALIMKGKRTKRQRSSSPFGVTVTSSSSSACGGGGGVAEEYNSISSPVTSGEIYESTEEEEDMANCLIMLAQSDGPKRRSNIEEKQEMVTATNKAEVYAYECKTCNRSFPSFQALGGHRASHKKPKGATADEKKPLVLAFKDHGVEDADQFNRESPAVLALQVGNNYNNNKTNCHGNKGNKIHECSICGSEFLSGQALGGHMRRHRAAASNQAAVSVDTTSIPIESGNGDGNKSRNILALDLNLPAPEDDLRDAKFQFGAPQQVIVFSTPALIDCHY; encoded by the coding sequence ATGCAAGCTCAACCGGATTTTGAGGTGTCTAATATTGATCATCAAGCCTTGATCATGAAAGGCAAGCGTACCAAGCGTCAAAGATCATCGTCGCCTTTTGGTGTCACGGTGACTTCTAGCTCCTCAAGTGCTTGCGGCGGCGGCGGTGGAGTGGCGGAGGAATACAATTCGATTTCCTCTCCGGTGACTTCCGGTGAGATTTACGAGAGCACCGAGGAAGAAGAAGACATGGCTAACTGCCTAATCATGTTAGCACAAAGTGATGGCCCAAAAAGGAGGAGCAATATTGAAGAGAAACAGGAGATGGTTACTGCAACAAACAAGGCTGAAGTTTATGCGTACGAGTGTAAAACCTGTAACCGGTCTTTCCCATCATTCCAAGCACTAGGAGGGCATAGGGCAAGCCACAAGAAGCCCAAGGGAGCCACCGCAGATGAGAAAAAACCACTTGTTTTGGCATTCAAAGATCATGGTGTTGAAGACGCTGATCAATTCAATAGAGAAAGCCCTGCGGTTCTTGCTTTACAAGTAGGTAACAACTACAACAACAACAAGACTAATTGTCATGGGAACAAGGGTAACAAGATTCACGAGTGTTCAATCTGTGGCTCTGAATTCTTGTCTGGTCAAGCCCTTGGAGGCCACATGAGACGGCACAGGGCGGCGGCAAGCAATCAAGCTGCCGTGAGTGTTGATACTACTAGCATTCCAATTGAGTCCGGCAATGGTGATGGAAACAAGTCTAGAAATATCCTAGCTCTGGATCTTAATCTTCCTGCACCAGAAGATGATCTCAGGGATGCCAAGTTCCAATTCGGAGCACCCCAACAAGTTATTGTTTTCTCCACACCAGCTTTGATAGATTGCCATTACTAA